The segment CACGCCGAACTTTGCGAGATAGCCGTCATGCGAGGCCGTGAGCAGCGTGCCGCCCTCGACGACCTCGCGATAACTCTCGACGTCGGCGGGGCCGTTGGTGATGGGCGCGCCGTGCAATAGCCGCTTCATCGCCGACATTTCGACGAACTGGCACGACGAGGTGTCGTGATAGGTCAGCGTCGAATGCGCCGCCGTGCCGCGCGCGAACGGCCGCCAATTGTCGCGGCCGGTGGTCGGCATGCCGCAATTGGTGACGATGCGGCTGATCCCTGAGGACAGTTCGAACGACAGGCATCCGGCATGGGCGTCATGGCTGACGCCGGCCGGCGGCGGCGGGCCGGTGTCGATGATCAGCGTGGTCTGGCCGGCGTCGAGGCGCTGGAAACCGGTATGCGGCATGTTCGCCATCGGCGCGCCATGCGCGTCGTCATAGGCGAGCAGCGTCGCGAGCAGGTCCGAGGGCGTCGCGCTCATGCCGTTGAACAGCGCGAAATTGCCGTCGCCATGCCGGAAGAAGCGCAGCATCGGCATCATACGATCGATCGCGTTGAGCAGCGCCGGCGGCGGCGCGATGTTGCGTGCCGCAAAGGTCTGTCGCAGCGGCAGCAAGTCGATCAGGAGCTCGATCAGCGCGCCGGGATTGCGCGAGATGTGCCCGCCGTCGGGCAGGATCTGCCGCTGCAATTCGTCGGAGAGTTTTTTCGACGCGCTGCGGATATGGCTCGCCTGGTTGGCGAGGCAGAGCGTCGTGTAGCACAGCGCGATCAGCACCTGGAGTTTTGGCACGCCGTCGGGAATGTCGACCATCGTGTAGCGCAGCAAGCGGATCTCGCGGCCGAGCGCGCGCAGATAACGGCGGTAGAATTTGTTGTCGGTGTCGTTGAGCACCAGCGGCGCCTGCGACAGCAGCGAGATCACGCGCCGCGCCAGCACATCGGCGCGGCGGGCGACCGGACGGCGCTTGTTGGCGGGATTGGAAATCCAGTCCTCGACCAGCGCACGCGCATTGGCCCGTGTCAGCGCGGTGTCGGCGGCGCGCAAGTGTCGCAGCCAGCCGAAGCCGAGCAGCGCGACCTCCCAATCCTCCGAGGGCGGATCGAGATCGAAGATCGAGCGGCCGTGGCAATTGACGATCTTGCCGGCGAAGACGAAGCGCCCGGCATAGATCTCGGCGGCGCGCGTCGCATCCGCGGTGCGCAGGTCATGCGGGGCGATGATCAGACGGTCGGTCCGGCCGGGCCACACCCGCGACAACGCAACGGAACCGCCGCTCGCGCGCGCGA is part of the Bradyrhizobium commune genome and harbors:
- a CDS encoding heparinase II/III family protein, translated to MNRFARNMLARASGGSVALSRVWPGRTDRLIIAPHDLRTADATRAAEIYAGRFVFAGKIVNCHGRSIFDLDPPSEDWEVALLGFGWLRHLRAADTALTRANARALVEDWISNPANKRRPVARRADVLARRVISLLSQAPLVLNDTDNKFYRRYLRALGREIRLLRYTMVDIPDGVPKLQVLIALCYTTLCLANQASHIRSASKKLSDELQRQILPDGGHISRNPGALIELLIDLLPLRQTFAARNIAPPPALLNAIDRMMPMLRFFRHGDGNFALFNGMSATPSDLLATLLAYDDAHGAPMANMPHTGFQRLDAGQTTLIIDTGPPPPAGVSHDAHAGCLSFELSSGISRIVTNCGMPTTGRDNWRPFARGTAAHSTLTYHDTSSCQFVEMSAMKRLLHGAPITNGPADVESYREVVEGGTLLTASHDGYLAKFGVIHRRVLMIANDGARIDGEDTLSPPQGARLKGADADFALRFHLHPAVKASRLSDARGVMLVLPNRDVWTFEALDDKVDLEDSVFLAGNDGPRRTAQIVIRQDARQAPSIRWSFVRSSASPSVTNARRNARREPELPL